In one Lolium rigidum isolate FL_2022 chromosome 3, APGP_CSIRO_Lrig_0.1, whole genome shotgun sequence genomic region, the following are encoded:
- the LOC124703407 gene encoding organic cation/carnitine transporter 7-like, translating into METYTTDNALTAMGFGKFQALVLVYAGMGWVAESMELNLLSFVGPLVREEWKISAQDEGLLSSVVFFGMLIGACGWGFVSDKYGRRTCLLFSTLFATGMGFISAFSPNYLCLMALRFLVGVGVAGGHVFSSWFLEFVPAQNRGTWMIVFSVFWTLGTVLEASLAWVVLPALSWRWLLGFTAVPCFLLLPFFGITPESPRYLCAQNRMSDATLVLERISKTNQEALPAGILTYNHGTEVDPNAPTCEIDHLLPVKEKKCTDDNAMSSKSGSVAALRSLLSRNLRRSTLLLWFVFYANTFAYYGLVLLTSQLSDANRSCASGLRYAKSEQDTSLYEDTFITSLAEFPGLIVSAVLVEWLGRKATMWCLLFTCCGFLGPLMFHQTELWTTALLFGARACAMGSFTVLCLYAPEVYPTSVRSTGVGIANAIGRIGGIVCPLVAVGMLRSCHQMEAILVFEVVLCLAAIACMLFPVETKGRDMN; encoded by the exons ATGGAAACATACACCACGGATAATGCGCTTACAGCCATGGGATTTGGGAAATTCCAAGCACTAGTTCTTGTTTATGCAGGCATGGGTTGGGTTGCAGAATCCATGGAGCTCAATCTATTGTCGTTTGTTGGGCCATTGGTGCGAGAGGAATGGAAAATCTCTGCACAAGATGAGGGTCTACTCTCAAGTGTAGTGTTTTTTGGCATGTTAATAGGAGCATGTGGTTGGGGATTTGTTTCCGACAAATATGGGCGAAG gacttgtttactgttttcaacACTATTTGCTACCGGAATGGGTTTCATcagtgctttttctcctaactaTTTATGCTTGATGGCTCTTCGATTTCTCGTTGGCGTAGGAGTGGCTGGCGGGCATGTGTTTTCATCTTGGTTTTTGGAGTTTGTTCCTGCACAAAATCGTGGCACTTGGATGATTGTTTTTTCCGTTTTTTGGACTCTTGGCACAGTCTTGGAGGCTTCACTTGCATGG GTTGTGCTACCAGCGTTGAGTTGGAGGTGGTTACTAGGATTTACCGCCGTTCCGTGCTTTCTCTTGCTTCCTTTCTTTGGAATTACACCTGAGTCGCCCCGCTATCTGTGTGCACAAAATAGAATGTCTGATGCAACGCTTGTCCTGGAGAGAATCTCTAAGACAAACCAAGAGGCCCTTCCTGCTGGAATTCTCACATACAACCATGGAACAGAAGTTGATCCCAATGCTCCCACCTGTGAGATAGATCATCTTCTTCCAGTCAAAGAGAAGAAATGCACAGATGATAATGCTATGAGCTCCAAATCTGGTAGTGTTGCTGCATTGCGCAGTCTATTGTCACGAAATTTGCGCAGATCAACTCTTCTGCTTTGGTTTGTTTTTTATGCAAATACATTTGCTTATTATGGGCTAGTCTTGCTGACCTCCCAACTGAGTGATGCAAATAGAAGCTGTGCATCTGGGCTGAGATATGCGAAGAGTGAACAAGATACCAGCCTTTACGAAGATACATTTATTACTAGTTTAGCAG AGTTTCCTGGTCTAATTGTGTCTGCTGTTCTTGTTGAATGGCTTGGCCGAAAAGCTACAATGTGGTGCTTGCTGTTCACATGCTGTGGTTTCCTTGGACCACTTATGTTTCATCAGACTGAGCTATGGACAACTGCCCTTCTATTTGGTGCCCGCGCTTGTGCCATGGGAAGCTTCACAGTTCTATGTTTATATGCTCCAGAG GTATATCCGACATCAGTACGCTCGACTGGTGTTGGAATTGCTAATGCTATTGGTAGAATCGGTGGGATTGTTTGCCCCCTTGTAGCCGTTGGGATGCTGAGAAGCTGCCATCAAATGGAAGCCATCCTTGTGTTTGAGGTGGTGTTATGCCTAGCTGCAATAGCTTGCATGCTGTTCCCTGTAGAAACCAAGGGCCGTGATATGAACTGA
- the LOC124699451 gene encoding organic cation/carnitine transporter 7-like, with translation MTTSFDTRLAEPTPTANMETYTTDDALAAMGFGKFQALVLAYAGMGWVAEAMELMLLSFVGPLVREEWNVSAQDESLLSSVVFVGMLIGACSWGYISDTYGRRTGLLYSTLFTSGMGFLSALSPNYLCLMALRFLVGVGVGGGHVFSSWFLEFVPAQNRGTWMIVFSFFWTIGTILEASLAWVVLSALSWRWLLALTALPCFLLLPFFGITPESPRYLCVQNRMSDATLVLERIARTNQADLPPGTLRYQRDSEVDHSALTSEIDHLLPVREKECADDNAISSKSGSAVALRSLLSRKLCRSTLLLWFAFYASSFAYYGLVLLTSQLSDANSSCASGLGYVNSEEDANLYKDTFITSFAEFPGLVVSAVLVDWFGRKATMWCLLFACCGFLGPLVFHQTELWTTALLFGARGCAIGSFTVLCLYAPEVYPTSVRSTGVGIATAIGRIGGIVCPLVAVGMLRSCHQMEAIVVFEVVLCLAAIACMLFPVETKGRHMN, from the exons ATGACAACAAGTTTCGATACAAGATTGGCTGAACCAACACCCACTGCTAACATGGAAACATACACCACGGATGACGCGCTTGCAGCCATGGGATTTGGGAAATTCCAAGCACTTGTTCTTGCTTATGCAGGCATGGGTTGGGTTGCAGAAGCCATGGAACTCATGCTATTGTCTTTTGTTGGACCATTGGTTCGGGAGGAATGGAATGTCTCCGCCCAGGATGAGAGTCTGCTCTCAAGTGTAGTGTTTGTTGGCATGTTAATAGGAGCATGTAGTTGGGGTTATATTTCTGACACATATGGGCGAAG GACTGGTTTACTGTATTCAACTCTGTTTACTTCTGGGATGGGTTTCCTCAGTGCTTTGTCTCCCAACTATTTATGTCTGATGGCTCTTCGATTTCTCGTTGGCGTAGGAGTGGGTGGCGGGCATGTGTTCTCGTCTTGGTTTTTGGAGTTTGTTCCTGCACAAAATCGTGGCACTTGGATGatagttttttcctttttttggactATTGGCACAATCTTGGAGGCTTCGCTTGCATGG GTTGTCTTATCAGCATTGAGTTGGAGGTGGTTGCTAGCATTGACCGCCCTTCCTTGTTTTCTCTTGCTTCCTTTCTTTGGAATTACACCAGAATCGCCACGCTATCTATGTGTTCAAAATAGAATGTCTGATGCAACACTTGTTCTGGAGAGAATCGCTAGGACAAACCAGGCAGATCTTCCTCCTGGAACTCTCAGATACCAACGAGACAGCGAAGTTGATCATAGTGCTCTTACCTCTGAGATAGATCATCTTCTTCCAGTCAGAGAGAAGGAGTGTGCAGATGATAATGCCATAAGCTCCAAATCTGGTAGTGCTGTTGCATTGCGCAGTCTACTGTCACGAAAATTGTGCAGATCAACTCTTCTGCTTTGGTTTGCTTTCTACGCTAGTTCCTTCGCTTATTATGGACTAGTCTTGCTGACTTCGCAACTTAGTGATGCAAATAGTAGCTGCGCATCTGGGCTGGGATATGTGAATAGTGAAGAAGATGCCAACCTTTACAAAGATACATTCATTACAAGTTTTGCAG AGTTTCCGGGTTTAGTTGTGTCTGCTGTTCTTGTTGACTGGTTCGGCCGAAAAGCTACAATGTGGTGCTTGCTCTTTGCATGCTGTGGTTTTCTTGGACCACTTGTGTTTCATCAGACTGAGCTATGGACAACTGCCCTTCTATTTGGTGCCCGCGGCTGTGCCATTGGCAGCTTCACAGTTCTATGTTTATATGCCCCAGAG GTATATCCAACCTCAGTACGCTCGACTGGTGTTGGAATTGCAACTGCCATTGGTAGAATCGGTGGTATTGTTTGCCCCCTTGTAGCCGTTGGGATGCTGAGAAGCTGCCATCAAATGGAAGCCATCGTTGTGTTTGAGGTGGTGTTATGCCTCGCTGCAATTGCTTGCATGCTCTTCCCTGTAGAGACCAAGGGCCGTCATATGAACTGA